GAGGAAATTGGACTTCACTCCTACTTCAGTTATGAATTCTAGACTGACTTTGGTTTCTTCCCATGATTTCATTTTCCAGGGACCTGCAAGTGAGTCTAATGCATAAAGAAGCTGGTTCTGTAACTCCATATGCTGCTCTTCGTCTTGTGCCATCCGAACTAAGCTTGGTGCCAGCTCACACAGTGCATGCGGTGTTTGAGTTGTCAATATACAACCATTCAAAAGGAATGTACTATGGATGCAAAGGTAGTCTTATGGATTTATTTTTTCAAGCACATCCATCCTATTACAGCTAGGAGTTCGTAGTCTGTGTGTCATAAGTTTGAGATATAAATACCATGGTTCCATCATTACGATCAAATATTACTTTTGCCATGAAGAAGTCGTTTTGTATTTTTCTTTGCCGTCAAGTTTGTTTGATTCGGACTACATACACATGTTCTCTTTAAATTTGATCAACATTACTTGGATGTACTTCACTATCTTGATATCTTCTCTGGCTTTCTGAACTGGGGTGATGGTTGGTTATATAGATAATATATACCTGTTTTTAGTGGGGGTTGGCTATATATTATTTGGTATATTTGCACCTTACGTACAAGTTATTTGTTCTCTAATCTTCTAACCTTTACCTAAACGCAGCTAGCTACAGCTTTGATTTCAAGAATTTCTACTCGAAGGAGCATTGCTTGATTCCTCTTAAGAAGCTACTGAAATCATCTgcttttctagttgatgatagttgTGTCTTTGCTGTGGAGATATTAAAAATTGATGCCTGCTCTCCGGAAAAGAAGGCTGTTGTGGTTCAGAAGAAGCCTACCACAGTTCAGAACCTCTTTGTCCAGGAGAAGGGGTTCGTCAAAGGGACATACACTTGGAACATGAACAATTTCCTTGAACTGGACTTGGATCACTCTGTCCGTTCTCCTACATTTGAAGTTGGCGGGCATAAATGGTATGCACCTATTACCAATTAGACAGTTACATCACAAATAATTTATATAAATGGTATGCATGTGTTATCCAACATTTTAGCTTAAACGTATCCTTTAGCTTACCAGTCCTCCAGATATTCCAACTGGATATTTTAGCTTAATCTCTAAGCATGCAATACAGATATTTACAGATATGTGGTAGCGCATTCCAATTTCAATAGCATAGGGGTTTTGTAATCACAGTGTGCCAAAATTCAGGAACAAATTTGAAACAATGTAGTGCTAAAATCTATGTTGGCGTAAAATGTCATGGTCATATGTTATGTTGTTTAGGATATATTTTTCACAGAAATTTCATTCTAACGTATATATTTGGTATGGTCCTAGTATGTGTCACATACCATCAATTATTTTCTCAGATTGTTTCTGCGGAACATTGTATTATCTTGTACCCGTAGTGATGGTTTGCTTAAATTTTTTGAACAAGTGTAATGCCATGAAGTTGTGTCCAAAGTTAATCGCTGGCTACACCCAAGCTCAGCCACAACTTTCTGATTTCAATAACTAACCACATTCTGTAAATAAATTTTTCCCGGGTACCTAATTATATTTTTGTCAACAGGTACATCCGCATGTACCCGCGTGGTGACTTGTACAGCACTGATTGCCTCAGCTTGTACTTATTCCTGGATGCCTCGGATGAGCTCCATCTCGAGTCCAAGAAGGTGGCTGTAATGACTCTGTCCATCCTGAACCAAAAGAATGGGAAACACTTGACTAAAAATTCAGGTTCAACTCTCCTTAGCAAGTATCAGTGCTACTCATGTGTGTGATTC
This DNA window, taken from Triticum aestivum cultivar Chinese Spring chromosome 1D, IWGSC CS RefSeq v2.1, whole genome shotgun sequence, encodes the following:
- the LOC123181386 gene encoding uncharacterized protein isoform X1 — its product is MGNCKSSSRALLGKAHVVPDPEWRIPDFGKTHVPDFEWRIDDFSSLLKTGAKRATSGPFHCSGYNWDLQVSLMHKEAGSVTPYAALRLVPSELSLVPAHTVHAVFELSIYNHSKGMYYGCKASYSFDFKNFYSKEHCLIPLKKLLKSSAFLVDDSCVFAVEILKIDACSPEKKAVVVQKKPTTVQNLFVQEKGFVKGTYTWNMNNFLELDLDHSVRSPTFEVGGHKWYIRMYPRGDLYSTDCLSLYLFLDASDELHLESKKVAVMTLSILNQKNGKHLTKNSGSTLLSKYQCYSCV
- the LOC123181386 gene encoding uncharacterized protein isoform X2: MGNCKSSSRALLGKAHVVPDPEWRIPDFGKTHVPDFEWRIDDFSSLLKTGAKRATSGPFHCSGYNWDLQVSLMHKEAGSVTPYAALRLVPSELSLVPAHTVHAVFELSIYNHSKGMYYGCKASYSFDFKNFYSKEHCLIPLKKLLKSSAFLVDDSCVFAVEILKIDACSPEKKAVVVQKKPTTVQNLFVQEKGFVKGTYTWNMNNFLELDLDHSVRSPTFEVGGHKWYIRMYPRGDLYSTDCLSLYLFLDASDELHLESKKVAVMTLSILNQKNGKHLTKNSGR